The window GCGCCGCGGCGGCGGCCTGCCGCGCCGGTCTGCTTGTTTTAACCGTGCGGTGACGCGACGTACCGGCCAGCGCCAGCGCGACCAGCAGAACGCTCGCCAGGAGAGCAGCCAGTGTTTTCATGTGAGACTCCTTGTGGATGAGGGTCGGAGCCGGGCTGGGGAATTCGTGTCAGCGGGAGAACGCCATAAGCCGGCGGGCCTTGCACAATTCTCAGCTCCGGCGGCGCTCTGTGATGTTTAGACGCGCAATTGGCGGATTGGTTCCATAAAGAAGGAGGCAGGAGGCAGGAAGCAGGAGGCGGAAGCGGGAAGCAGGAGGCAGGAGGCAGGAGGCAGTTATGGTTCTTCGTTACCTGCTGCTGACCGTCAAGACCATTCGTATGTTCTCTTGACTGCCTCCTGCTTCCTGCCTCCTGCCTCCTTCTTTTATCTGATCGGGCGGCACTTCCAGTAATAGTTGGTGAAGCCTTCGGCTTCGTACATGCGGCGGAAGGTCATCTCGACCCTTTGCTCGATACGCACCTCTGCCGGGTTGCGGTCGGTCATCTGCAAGTAGGCGCGCCCGCCGCCCTCGAAATCAACGACCGTCATCACCGTCGGCGGGTCGGGGTCGGCATTGAGAAAATCTACGGTGAAGGTAAAGACCGCGGCTTGCTTATCCGCAAGCCGCAAGGTTTCAAACTGGTCCCGCGCCTGACAGGCGATGCAGAGTCGCTGGCGCGGGTATTGCACCTTGCCGCAGTTCAAGCAGCGGTGGCCATAGAAGCGATAGATGTCGTCGCGGTTGCGCCAGATTTGCGTCGCCGACGCCGAAGGCATCTGGCGGCGCGGCGCTTCGGTCTCGACCAGCTCGCGAAATTTCATGTAGCGCTCATAACTTTCAAGGCTCGCCTTCGACACCAGGTAGCCGCGCACGCCGCGCCGCGCCACTGCCTGTTCGCGCGCGATCTCTTCGGTCACTTCAAACAACAAGGCGTCGGCGCCTGAGCCGTAACCGACCACGAGCAGCTTGTCGCCGGCCTCGGCCTGCTCAAGGACCGACGACAGGACGAGCGCCGGCATCGCCGCGCCGCTGTTGCCGACCGACGTGAGCAGGTGGTCGGGGATCTGTTCGGCCTTGAGCCCCAGCCCCTTCGCAACGCCGGCCAGCGAGCCAGGATCGGGCGCATAAAAGATGGCTTTGGAGATTTCGGCGGGGCCGATGCCTGTGCGCTCGAACAGCTCGCTGACCGTCTGCCGCACCACGCGCTGATAGCCTTGCGTGATGGCAAAGCGTTCTTCCCAGCCGGCGACGAACGGCTCGCCCGGCTTGCGCCAGAGGTCTGTCATTTCGTCAACCGTCGAATGCGCGGCGAGCAGATTGGCGATGACGCCATCGCGCCCGACTTCTATCGCCGCCGCCGCATCACCGAACAGGCGTTCATTCATTGAGCGTGGCGCGCCGAGCCGCGTGTCGGCAGCCGTGACGATGATGCGCGAAGCCGACCCGGCGGCAACCGTATCGAGCGCCGCATTGAGCGCCGAGGTCGCCGCCCGCAGCGAGCTGGTGTGATCTGCGCTACGCACGTCGTGGCGCAGGTCTGTGACCGTGGCGACGAGCGCCGACGCCTGCTTTTCGGCGTAAGGCGAAGTCGTGCTGGCGAAGATCAAGCCGTCCACGTCGCCGGCCGCGCGCCCGGCGAGCAGATCGCGCACGGCTTCGACGGCCATGGTGATCGAGTCCTCGTCGGCGGCGGCGACGGCACGCTCCGCGTCGCCGGCGCGACCGCCCCAGGCGCGGGCGATGTCTTTGTGAGTGAGCCGGTAATAAGGAATGTATGCGCCGAATCGAGTGATGCCTGCCATAGTTTTCTCCGCGCGTGTTATACCGGAGCGCTTCGGAAGGCGTCAAGCAAACGCGCAGTCGGGCAGCACAGGTGGACGGCTGTAGCGCACGGCGGTTAGCTTGCGCACTGGCTCGCGCAATCTGTTAGATGGCGCTACAGGGC is drawn from Blastocatellia bacterium and contains these coding sequences:
- a CDS encoding 3-oxoacyl-[acyl-carrier-protein] synthase III C-terminal domain-containing protein, producing the protein MAGITRFGAYIPYYRLTHKDIARAWGGRAGDAERAVAAADEDSITMAVEAVRDLLAGRAAGDVDGLIFASTTSPYAEKQASALVATVTDLRHDVRSADHTSSLRAATSALNAALDTVAAGSASRIIVTAADTRLGAPRSMNERLFGDAAAAIEVGRDGVIANLLAAHSTVDEMTDLWRKPGEPFVAGWEERFAITQGYQRVVRQTVSELFERTGIGPAEISKAIFYAPDPGSLAGVAKGLGLKAEQIPDHLLTSVGNSGAAMPALVLSSVLEQAEAGDKLLVVGYGSGADALLFEVTEEIAREQAVARRGVRGYLVSKASLESYERYMKFRELVETEAPRRQMPSASATQIWRNRDDIYRFYGHRCLNCGKVQYPRQRLCIACQARDQFETLRLADKQAAVFTFTVDFLNADPDPPTVMTVVDFEGGGRAYLQMTDRNPAEVRIEQRVEMTFRRMYEAEGFTNYYWKCRPIR